The Thermococcus stetteri genome has a segment encoding these proteins:
- a CDS encoding Hsp20/alpha crystallin family protein yields the protein MVWRRDRYWDPFDIMREIQEEIDAIFRDFMRGPRLWSYREPGGRIEVSETWREPFADIFDRGDRFVITVELPGVRKEDIKLRVTEDTVYIEAQVRREKELEQEGAIRIERYYTGYRRVIRLPEEVIPEKAKARYNNGVLEIELPKKKPTKPEKEGFEVKIE from the coding sequence ATGGTCTGGAGGAGGGACCGCTACTGGGATCCGTTTGACATAATGAGGGAAATCCAGGAGGAGATCGACGCCATATTCCGCGATTTCATGCGCGGCCCGAGGCTCTGGAGCTACCGCGAGCCAGGTGGGAGAATAGAGGTCAGCGAGACCTGGAGGGAGCCGTTCGCGGACATCTTCGACAGGGGCGACAGGTTCGTGATCACCGTCGAGCTCCCAGGTGTCAGGAAGGAGGACATCAAGCTTCGCGTTACCGAGGACACGGTCTACATCGAGGCCCAGGTGAGGCGCGAGAAGGAGCTCGAGCAGGAGGGTGCCATAAGGATCGAGCGCTACTACACTGGCTACAGGAGGGTCATAAGACTGCCAGAAGAGGTCATCCCGGAGAAGGCCAAGGCCCGCTACAACAACGGCGTCCTTGAGATCGAGCTTCCAAAGAAGAAACCAACCAAGCCAGAGAAGGAAGGCTTCGAGGTCAAGATCGAGTGA
- a CDS encoding PrsW family glutamic-type intramembrane protease, which translates to MQPDVLIYLISYGLLTTLAVLWFLVKVRPKFPSGIATGFVIFLSVILTFGVLTILEFAIAPIRSSSEQITISIGYGLKISLIEETVKLTAVVLALLISREDARSVNSKLSLAFLSGFTFGVLETLFYLARASYSPVDALLLFLTRMLHPVFTITLGGGLVLIQKRRPIEGSLAVIYTYKTSGVILLELLAFVAVLYLLMPDIKAEKKQREEAIKEATVDINEHWLNRIENRESE; encoded by the coding sequence ATGCAGCCAGACGTTCTCATCTACCTGATCAGCTATGGGCTCCTCACGACCCTTGCAGTCCTCTGGTTCCTGGTGAAAGTCCGCCCGAAGTTCCCTTCGGGGATTGCGACTGGCTTTGTCATCTTCCTCAGCGTCATACTGACTTTTGGAGTCCTAACGATACTGGAGTTCGCGATAGCGCCAATACGCAGTAGTTCCGAGCAGATCACGATAAGCATTGGCTACGGCCTCAAGATATCACTCATAGAAGAAACCGTGAAGCTGACAGCGGTCGTGCTCGCACTCCTTATATCAAGGGAAGATGCCAGGTCGGTGAACTCAAAGCTCTCGTTGGCATTCCTCTCGGGTTTCACCTTTGGGGTGCTTGAGACGCTTTTCTACCTCGCAAGGGCGAGCTACTCTCCGGTTGATGCACTCCTGCTCTTCCTTACCAGAATGCTCCACCCGGTTTTCACAATAACCCTGGGGGGTGGTCTTGTTCTAATCCAGAAGAGGAGACCGATTGAAGGCAGCTTAGCGGTGATATACACTTACAAAACTTCAGGGGTTATACTGCTCGAACTGCTGGCCTTTGTTGCTGTCTTGTACCTCTTAATGCCGGACATCAAGGCCGAGAAAAAACAGCGTGAAGAGGCCATTAAAGAGGCTACCGTTGATATCAACGAGCACTGGCTCAATAGAATAGAAAATAGGGAGAGCGAGTAG
- a CDS encoding phosphoglycerate kinase, producing the protein MFRLTDFTYGEKTVFLRADLNSPVENGKITSDARFRAVLPTVRYLLDSGAKLVIATHQSRPYKGDYITTEEHAEILSRLLGQEVEYVEDIFGRYAREKISTLKPGEAIILENLRFSAEEVFYKPIEECEKTFFVRKLAPLIDYVVNDAFAASHRSQPSLVGFARLKPMIMGKLMETEVDALSKAYESGERPRVYVLGGAKVDDSLRVAENVLRKRKADLILTGGLVGQIFTFAKGFDLGDANIEFLHKKGLLELVDWAEKILDEFYPYVRTPVDFAIDYKGERLEVDLLSEDKRLFDQYPILDIGSRTVEKYREILMDAKIIVANGPMGVFEREEFAVGTVGVFRAIGESPAFSVVGGGHSIASIYKYNITGISHISTGGGAMLSFFAGEELPVLKALKISYEKFKDRVKV; encoded by the coding sequence ATGTTCAGGCTCACCGACTTCACCTATGGGGAGAAGACCGTTTTTCTGAGGGCCGACCTCAACTCCCCTGTCGAGAACGGAAAGATCACGAGCGACGCCCGCTTTCGTGCAGTCCTTCCAACGGTTCGGTACCTTCTTGACAGTGGGGCAAAGCTCGTTATAGCGACCCACCAGAGCAGGCCCTACAAGGGGGATTACATAACGACAGAAGAGCATGCTGAAATCCTGAGCAGACTTCTCGGCCAGGAAGTCGAGTACGTCGAGGACATCTTCGGAAGGTACGCCCGTGAGAAGATAAGCACCCTCAAACCTGGAGAGGCCATAATCCTCGAAAACCTCCGTTTTTCGGCGGAAGAAGTCTTCTACAAGCCTATTGAGGAGTGCGAGAAGACCTTCTTCGTGAGGAAGCTAGCACCGCTCATAGACTACGTCGTTAACGACGCCTTTGCGGCCTCCCACAGAAGCCAGCCCTCACTCGTTGGCTTTGCCCGGTTAAAGCCGATGATAATGGGGAAGCTGATGGAAACAGAAGTTGATGCATTGAGTAAAGCCTACGAGAGCGGCGAGAGGCCAAGGGTCTATGTTCTGGGCGGTGCAAAGGTGGATGATTCTCTCCGCGTTGCAGAGAACGTCCTAAGGAAGAGGAAAGCCGACCTTATCCTCACCGGTGGCCTTGTTGGTCAGATCTTCACCTTCGCCAAGGGCTTTGACCTCGGGGATGCCAACATCGAGTTCCTGCACAAAAAGGGACTTCTTGAGCTCGTGGACTGGGCAGAGAAGATCCTGGATGAGTTCTACCCCTACGTCAGAACCCCAGTAGATTTTGCCATCGACTATAAAGGTGAGCGCCTTGAGGTTGACCTCCTGAGTGAGGACAAGAGGCTGTTTGATCAATACCCAATCCTCGACATAGGTTCAAGGACAGTGGAGAAGTACCGTGAGATACTGATGGATGCAAAGATAATAGTCGCAAACGGGCCAATGGGAGTCTTTGAAAGGGAGGAGTTCGCTGTAGGCACCGTTGGCGTCTTCAGGGCCATCGGCGAAAGCCCGGCCTTCTCTGTCGTCGGCGGCGGGCATTCAATAGCGAGCATCTACAAGTACAACATCACCGGAATAAGCCACATCTCCACCGGCGGAGGAGCAATGCTGAGCTTCTTCGCTGGAGAAGAGCTCCCCGTCCTTAAGGCCCTGAAGATAAGCTACGAAAAGTTCAAAGATAGGGTGAAGGTGTGA
- a CDS encoding MBL fold metallo-hydrolase: protein MILRKIGLDSSARFAFQSHAHTDHFVSGEVIFATRATKYLSHLKKGGFYREVEFGRTFYIGDFKAKLYPAGHMLGSAGIKLWLDNGMLFYTGDTKWFKLRTAEKSCFPRADFLVIEATFGVPSFTFPSPKEAEKKLVAFVEEALDRGKRPTLYVNQMGKAQEVMKILDVHGITVRPSGEMLKVARIYSKFGVNFGNIDREGDVVLRSYRSPKVENSLSPWELTVSGFGRLKLSNHADFWELMKIVESVRPEKIFTVYGFSGEFARILRGLGHDARPVDKDYDISVLLL from the coding sequence ATGATACTCAGAAAAATCGGCCTCGACAGTTCAGCACGGTTCGCCTTCCAGAGCCACGCGCACACGGATCACTTCGTCAGCGGGGAGGTTATTTTCGCGACAAGGGCGACCAAATACTTGAGCCACCTGAAGAAGGGCGGCTTTTACAGGGAAGTGGAGTTTGGCAGGACTTTTTACATCGGCGACTTCAAGGCGAAGCTCTATCCAGCGGGTCACATGCTCGGTTCGGCAGGGATAAAGCTCTGGCTCGATAATGGGATGCTGTTCTATACTGGAGACACCAAGTGGTTCAAGCTGAGGACTGCGGAGAAAAGTTGCTTTCCGCGGGCGGACTTTCTGGTGATCGAGGCCACCTTTGGAGTTCCAAGCTTCACGTTTCCCTCTCCTAAGGAAGCCGAGAAAAAGCTGGTAGCCTTTGTCGAGGAGGCCCTTGACAGGGGGAAGAGGCCCACCCTCTACGTCAACCAGATGGGAAAGGCCCAGGAGGTCATGAAGATACTTGATGTTCACGGGATAACGGTGAGGCCGAGCGGCGAGATGCTCAAGGTCGCGAGGATCTACTCAAAGTTTGGGGTTAACTTCGGAAACATCGACCGCGAGGGAGACGTTGTCCTGAGGTCGTATCGCTCCCCCAAAGTCGAAAACTCTCTTTCCCCGTGGGAGCTCACCGTTTCAGGATTTGGGAGGCTCAAGCTGAGCAACCACGCCGATTTTTGGGAGCTGATGAAGATAGTGGAGAGCGTAAGGCCCGAAAAGATCTTCACTGTATACGGCTTCTCCGGGGAATTCGCCAGGATTTTGAGAGGACTTGGACACGACGCCCGTCCAGTTGACAAGGATTACGACATAAGTGTTCTGCTCCTTTGA
- a CDS encoding ABC transporter permease has translation MEALTTMAYRQLKRFTRARSRVVGMIVNPLIWLIFFGLGWSKVFDNPMARVIFGGVDYLTFLAPGIFAMTVFNMSFIAGVSVIWDKQFGFLKEVLVAPSSRRGSILGRIIGDSLVTLAQGAIILVLTYPLAESLKLGGFLPALGVGFLLAMAFSGFGVSLALKMESMEGFQMVMMVLMLPLIFLSGAIYPIDTMPGWMKALAYVNPLTYAVDGARHFLVGASVAKFSLGVDLGVLAVLAAILVGLAVVEFERATIG, from the coding sequence ATGGAGGCACTAACCACGATGGCCTACAGGCAGCTCAAGAGGTTCACCAGGGCGAGGTCGAGAGTTGTGGGAATGATAGTCAACCCTCTCATCTGGCTCATCTTCTTCGGCCTCGGGTGGAGCAAGGTCTTCGACAACCCCATGGCGAGGGTTATCTTCGGAGGGGTTGACTACCTCACCTTCCTCGCTCCGGGCATTTTCGCCATGACCGTCTTCAACATGAGCTTCATAGCCGGGGTCAGCGTCATATGGGACAAGCAGTTCGGCTTCCTCAAGGAGGTGCTAGTGGCCCCATCATCGAGGAGGGGGAGCATCCTGGGGAGGATAATCGGAGATTCCCTCGTGACGCTGGCGCAGGGCGCGATAATACTCGTCCTCACCTACCCGCTCGCGGAGAGCCTCAAGCTGGGCGGCTTCCTCCCGGCCCTCGGCGTCGGCTTCCTGCTCGCGATGGCATTTTCGGGCTTTGGAGTCAGCTTAGCTTTGAAGATGGAGAGCATGGAGGGCTTCCAGATGGTGATGATGGTCCTCATGCTCCCGCTGATCTTCCTGAGCGGCGCAATATACCCGATAGACACTATGCCGGGCTGGATGAAGGCACTGGCCTACGTTAATCCCCTGACCTACGCCGTCGACGGCGCGAGGCACTTCCTCGTGGGGGCGAGCGTCGCGAAGTTCTCGCTCGGCGTTGATCTGGGCGTGCTTGCGGTTCTGGCGGCAATCCTCGTGGGCCTGGCCGTGGTCGAGTTCGAGAGGGCCACGATAGGATGA
- a CDS encoding acyl-CoA mutase large subunit family protein, whose translation MTFDKEKLKKIREEEKRWDETTVKSFIEKRPERKEKFMTDDGFEIKRLYTPADLGEDWDYLEKLGFPGEYPFTRGVYATMYRGRFWTMRQYAGFGTAEESNKRYKYLLSQGQTGLSVAFDLPTQMGYDSDHPMAEGEVGKVGVAIDSLWDMEILFDGIPLDKVSTSMTINATAANLLAMYILVAEKQGVPQNVLRGTVQNDILKEYIARGTYIFPPQPSMRLTTDIIMYCAENVPKWNSISISGYHIREAGANAVQEVAFTLADGIEYVKAVIERGMDVDKFAPRLSFFFNAHNNFLEEIAKFRAARRLWAYIMKEWFHAKNPRSMMLRFHTQTAGSTLTAQQPENNIVRVAIQALAAVLGGTQSLHTNSYDEALSLPTEKSVRIALRTQQIIAYESGVVDTVDPLGGAYYIEWLTDHIYEEALKYIEKIQKMGGMMRAIERGYIQKEIADSAYKYQKEVEEKKRIIVGVNEFVVDEPLDVEILKVDPSIRDKQIERLKKLRSERDNKKVEEALDKLRKAAETEDENLMPYIIEAHRHLATLGEVTDILREVWGEYRAPLIF comes from the coding sequence ATGACGTTCGATAAGGAGAAGCTCAAGAAGATCCGCGAGGAGGAGAAGCGCTGGGACGAGACCACCGTTAAAAGCTTCATCGAGAAGAGGCCCGAGAGAAAGGAGAAGTTCATGACGGACGACGGCTTCGAGATAAAGCGCCTCTACACTCCCGCTGACCTTGGCGAGGACTGGGACTACCTTGAGAAGCTCGGCTTCCCCGGTGAGTATCCATTCACCCGCGGCGTTTACGCCACCATGTACCGTGGCCGCTTCTGGACGATGAGGCAGTACGCTGGCTTTGGGACGGCCGAGGAGAGCAACAAGCGCTACAAGTACCTCCTCAGCCAGGGACAGACCGGTCTGAGCGTTGCTTTTGACCTGCCGACCCAGATGGGCTACGACAGCGACCACCCGATGGCCGAGGGCGAGGTCGGAAAGGTCGGTGTGGCTATAGACTCCCTCTGGGACATGGAGATACTCTTCGACGGAATCCCGCTCGACAAGGTCTCAACGAGCATGACAATCAATGCCACCGCAGCCAACCTTCTGGCTATGTACATCCTCGTGGCTGAAAAGCAGGGTGTTCCGCAGAACGTTCTGAGAGGCACTGTCCAGAACGACATTCTTAAGGAGTACATAGCGAGGGGAACGTACATCTTCCCGCCCCAGCCGAGCATGAGGCTCACAACCGATATCATCATGTACTGCGCCGAGAACGTGCCCAAGTGGAACTCGATTTCGATAAGCGGCTACCACATCAGGGAAGCTGGAGCGAACGCCGTCCAAGAGGTTGCCTTTACACTCGCAGACGGTATAGAATATGTCAAGGCAGTCATAGAGAGGGGCATGGACGTTGACAAGTTCGCTCCGAGGCTGAGCTTCTTCTTCAACGCTCACAACAACTTCCTCGAGGAGATAGCAAAGTTCAGAGCTGCCAGAAGGCTCTGGGCCTACATTATGAAGGAGTGGTTCCACGCGAAGAACCCGCGCTCGATGATGCTCCGCTTCCACACCCAGACCGCTGGTTCCACCCTCACTGCCCAGCAACCCGAGAACAACATAGTTCGTGTGGCAATTCAGGCCCTTGCCGCTGTCCTCGGCGGAACACAGAGCCTGCACACCAACTCCTACGACGAGGCTCTCTCGCTCCCGACCGAGAAGAGCGTGAGGATAGCCCTTAGGACACAGCAGATAATAGCCTACGAGAGCGGCGTCGTTGACACCGTTGACCCGCTCGGAGGCGCCTACTACATCGAGTGGCTCACAGACCACATCTACGAGGAAGCCCTCAAGTACATCGAGAAGATCCAGAAGATGGGCGGCATGATGAGGGCAATCGAGCGTGGCTACATCCAGAAGGAGATAGCAGATTCAGCCTACAAGTACCAGAAGGAAGTCGAGGAGAAGAAGCGCATCATAGTCGGTGTTAACGAGTTCGTCGTCGACGAGCCGCTGGACGTCGAGATACTCAAGGTCGACCCGAGCATCAGGGACAAGCAGATAGAGAGGCTCAAGAAGCTCCGCTCCGAGCGCGATAACAAGAAGGTCGAAGAGGCCCTCGACAAGCTCAGGAAAGCGGCTGAAACTGAAGACGAGAACCTCATGCCCTACATCATCGAGGCCCACAGGCACCTCGCCACGCTCGGTGAGGTCACCGACATCCTCAGGGAAGTCTGGGGCGAGTACAGGGCACCACTGATCTTCTGA
- a CDS encoding CDC48 family AAA ATPase → MSERREVKLKVASAYQRDVGRGIVRIDRKAMRELGVQSGDIVEIIGTKNTAAVVWPAYPEDEGLGIIRMDGTIRKNAGVGLGDEVTVRKAEVKEAKKVIVAPTEPIRFGADFVEWLHSRLVGRPVVRGDYIKVGILGQELTFVVTATTPAGIVQITEFTDFQVSEKPVKEVSKATALGVTYEDIGGLKDVIQKVREMIELPLKHPELFEKLGIEPPKGVLLYGPPGTGKTLLAKAVANEANAHFIAINGPEIMSKYYGESEERLREVFKEAEENAPAIIFIDEIDSIAPKREETHGEVEKRVVSQLLTLMDGLKSRGKVIVIGATNRPDAIDPALRRPGRFDREIEVGVPDKQGRKEILQIHTRGMPIEPEFRKSRVIEILEELEKNDTYRDLVERAIRKVREAKDEEEIKRVLREIDEKLYDEVRAKLIDALLEELAEVTHGFVGADLAALAREAAMAALRRLINEGKIDFEAEYIPKEVLDELKVTRRDFYEALKMVEPSALREVLLEVPNVHWDDIGGLEDVKQELREAVEWPLKYPEAFMALGITPPKGILLYGPPGTGKTLLAKAVANESEANFIAIKGPEVLSKWVGETEKNIREIFRKARQAAPTVIFIDEIDAIAPRRGTDVNRVTDRLINQLLTEMDGIQENSGVVVIGATNRPDIIDPALLRPGRFDRLILVPAPDEKARLEILKVHTRRVPLAEDVSLEELAKRTEGYTGADIAAVVREAAMLAMRRALQEGIIRPGIKADEIRQKVKVTMRDFEEALRKIGPSVSKETMEYYRKIQEQFKQSRG, encoded by the coding sequence ATGAGTGAGAGGAGAGAGGTCAAGCTCAAGGTTGCCTCCGCCTACCAGAGGGATGTAGGCAGGGGAATCGTGAGAATCGATAGAAAAGCCATGCGCGAGCTCGGCGTCCAGAGCGGAGACATAGTCGAGATAATCGGTACCAAGAACACCGCGGCCGTCGTCTGGCCGGCCTATCCGGAAGATGAGGGGCTCGGAATCATTAGGATGGACGGCACGATCAGGAAGAACGCCGGCGTTGGTCTCGGCGATGAAGTCACCGTGAGGAAAGCCGAAGTTAAGGAGGCTAAGAAGGTCATCGTCGCTCCAACCGAACCCATAAGGTTCGGTGCCGATTTCGTCGAGTGGCTTCACAGCAGGCTCGTCGGAAGGCCCGTCGTCAGGGGCGACTACATAAAGGTCGGCATCCTCGGTCAGGAGCTGACCTTCGTCGTCACCGCGACAACACCGGCCGGAATCGTCCAGATAACCGAGTTCACCGACTTCCAGGTGAGTGAAAAGCCCGTGAAAGAAGTCAGCAAGGCAACCGCCCTTGGAGTAACCTACGAGGACATAGGCGGCCTCAAGGATGTCATCCAGAAGGTCAGGGAGATGATAGAGCTCCCGCTTAAGCACCCGGAGCTCTTCGAAAAGCTTGGCATTGAGCCGCCGAAGGGAGTGCTCCTCTACGGCCCACCCGGAACGGGCAAGACCCTATTGGCCAAGGCAGTGGCAAACGAGGCCAACGCGCACTTCATAGCAATCAACGGGCCGGAGATAATGAGCAAGTACTACGGTGAGAGCGAGGAAAGGCTGAGGGAGGTCTTCAAGGAGGCTGAGGAGAACGCTCCGGCGATAATCTTCATCGACGAGATCGACAGCATAGCCCCGAAGAGAGAAGAGACCCACGGCGAGGTTGAGAAGAGGGTCGTTTCACAGCTGCTGACCCTGATGGATGGTCTCAAGAGCCGCGGAAAGGTCATAGTCATCGGTGCCACCAACAGGCCCGACGCGATTGACCCGGCCCTGAGGAGACCGGGAAGGTTCGACAGGGAGATTGAGGTTGGCGTTCCCGACAAGCAGGGCAGGAAGGAGATCCTCCAGATACACACCAGGGGAATGCCGATTGAACCGGAGTTCAGGAAGAGCAGGGTCATCGAGATACTCGAGGAGCTTGAGAAGAACGACACCTACAGGGACCTCGTTGAAAGGGCCATAAGGAAGGTCAGGGAGGCAAAGGACGAGGAGGAGATCAAGAGGGTCCTCAGGGAGATCGACGAGAAGCTCTACGACGAGGTCAGGGCAAAGCTAATCGATGCGCTCCTGGAGGAGCTGGCGGAGGTTACTCACGGCTTTGTCGGTGCTGATTTAGCGGCCCTCGCCAGGGAAGCGGCAATGGCCGCTCTCAGGAGGCTCATAAACGAGGGCAAGATCGACTTTGAGGCAGAGTACATACCAAAGGAAGTCCTCGACGAGCTCAAGGTCACTAGGAGGGACTTCTACGAGGCCCTCAAGATGGTCGAGCCCAGTGCCCTCAGAGAGGTGCTCCTTGAGGTTCCAAACGTGCACTGGGACGACATTGGAGGTCTCGAAGACGTAAAACAGGAGCTGAGAGAAGCCGTCGAATGGCCGCTCAAGTATCCTGAGGCATTCATGGCTCTGGGCATAACTCCACCGAAGGGAATACTCCTCTACGGACCACCGGGAACCGGTAAGACTCTCCTCGCTAAAGCAGTAGCCAACGAGAGCGAGGCCAACTTCATAGCCATCAAGGGTCCAGAGGTGCTCAGTAAGTGGGTCGGTGAAACCGAGAAGAACATCCGCGAGATCTTCAGGAAGGCTCGCCAGGCCGCACCAACCGTGATATTCATCGACGAGATAGATGCAATAGCTCCGAGAAGAGGAACCGACGTGAACAGGGTCACCGACAGGCTGATTAACCAGCTCCTCACGGAGATGGATGGTATTCAGGAGAACAGTGGTGTGGTTGTTATCGGCGCAACCAACAGGCCGGACATTATCGATCCAGCGCTCCTCAGGCCGGGAAGGTTTGACAGGCTGATACTAGTTCCAGCACCCGACGAGAAGGCCAGGCTGGAGATACTCAAGGTCCACACGAGGAGGGTACCGCTGGCTGAAGATGTCAGCCTTGAGGAGCTGGCGAAGAGGACAGAAGGCTACACCGGTGCAGACATAGCGGCGGTGGTCAGGGAGGCTGCGATGCTTGCCATGAGAAGGGCCCTCCAGGAGGGCATCATTAGGCCCGGCATAAAGGCAGACGAGATAAGGCAGAAGGTCAAGGTCACAATGAGGGACTTCGAGGAGGCCCTCAGGAAGATCGGGCCCTCGGTGAGCAAGGAGACCATGGAGTACTACAGGAAGATCCAGGAGCAGTTCAAGCAGTCACGTGGATGA
- a CDS encoding restriction endonuclease, which produces MAWTPEIVRRLSHDDIIELTTEVLDRMGFRNYERVASKETWGVDIVAVRNDPLAGTEKLIIKVHTGSLASSRDVNVFGDLIEKYKADRGILISPLGFTKDARSAVAKEYRGRIILWDAEKLAKTFSNYGIEAPQIEVKNEEKESEESPLKKFELDAPLLFEFSPDTIMDRISKEASRLYPVKPEEIKLSSLKAYLSVAYIISWSVEGTKDKALVLSKDNVVIRASTDPKLATPIKKALLNDKSEIYATEREIRTPLSPSESVFLLKGLLSKEFNLPEGSVKIHDRVKVYVPEKAEVKLKVGANWARAEVDFKSGKVSFEMSELPDDYFLEATKRILSERIGEEPLEIKIERDSGKVKATGKTKRFDFEFKFNAYTGALLHAESLMSDGALMQLIGRTYPGGKVLNLEKGRTTAVADIGLGDSIVIVEINLENGELREVTRLPSQKEAFERAKEVIEKKFPVENLSLVSSRVLEHKFLEITMEGDGGKAIVKIDGATKDVLDYIVEITPEKAKELVLARYPEHKAVKVDTSGDTYTVLIENNTHQATVEVSMDGKMLREIDRAIKKEVAQKIAEEEIKSIDETAEIRSINLDGDWIVEFQGSSKVGRLVLDRKTGEIKEEDVRFTELALEEEYHQYIQELYGEEELKTERLTHYKEEGYIHIKVAGKNGLYYARIDTKTGKIIREDRAPIKGITAKLKQLQLESKYK; this is translated from the coding sequence ATGGCGTGGACTCCTGAGATCGTTAGGAGGTTGTCGCACGATGACATCATTGAGCTGACCACTGAAGTTCTCGATAGGATGGGTTTTAGGAACTATGAGAGGGTCGCAAGTAAGGAGACGTGGGGAGTTGACATAGTCGCTGTAAGGAACGACCCCCTAGCAGGCACGGAAAAGCTCATCATCAAGGTCCACACCGGATCTCTTGCTTCTTCAAGGGATGTTAACGTTTTTGGGGATCTCATCGAGAAGTACAAAGCCGACAGGGGCATTCTAATCTCACCGCTTGGCTTCACAAAAGACGCCAGAAGTGCCGTGGCCAAAGAATACCGCGGGAGGATAATTTTGTGGGACGCAGAAAAGCTCGCGAAGACGTTCTCGAACTATGGAATCGAGGCCCCCCAAATTGAAGTCAAAAACGAGGAAAAAGAAAGTGAAGAGAGCCCTCTGAAAAAGTTTGAGCTGGATGCACCCCTACTCTTTGAGTTCTCTCCCGACACCATTATGGACAGGATCTCCAAAGAGGCCAGCAGGCTTTATCCAGTAAAACCGGAGGAGATAAAGCTGTCTTCCCTCAAGGCGTATCTCTCGGTCGCGTACATAATCTCATGGTCCGTTGAAGGGACAAAGGACAAGGCCCTTGTCCTCTCAAAGGACAACGTTGTAATCCGGGCCTCCACAGACCCCAAACTAGCCACACCGATCAAAAAGGCACTCCTCAACGACAAGTCTGAGATATACGCGACTGAGCGGGAGATAAGGACACCCCTGAGTCCCAGCGAGTCGGTCTTTCTACTAAAAGGTTTGCTCTCTAAAGAGTTCAACCTTCCAGAGGGAAGCGTGAAAATACACGACCGGGTGAAGGTCTACGTCCCAGAAAAGGCTGAGGTCAAACTCAAGGTCGGAGCGAACTGGGCTAGAGCCGAAGTTGACTTTAAGTCGGGAAAGGTCAGCTTTGAGATGAGCGAGCTCCCCGATGATTACTTCCTTGAAGCGACCAAGAGAATCCTGAGCGAGAGGATCGGGGAAGAGCCGCTTGAGATCAAAATTGAGAGGGATAGTGGAAAGGTAAAGGCAACAGGTAAGACTAAGCGCTTCGACTTTGAGTTCAAGTTCAACGCCTACACCGGTGCCCTTCTTCACGCCGAGTCCCTGATGAGCGATGGGGCACTCATGCAGCTTATAGGAAGGACCTATCCAGGTGGGAAGGTTCTCAACCTCGAAAAAGGCAGAACCACTGCCGTGGCGGACATAGGGCTTGGAGACAGCATTGTAATAGTGGAAATCAACCTTGAAAATGGAGAACTAAGAGAAGTCACAAGGCTCCCATCACAGAAGGAGGCGTTTGAAAGGGCAAAGGAGGTAATCGAAAAGAAGTTCCCAGTTGAAAACCTCAGCCTGGTCTCCAGCAGGGTTCTTGAACATAAATTCCTTGAGATAACAATGGAAGGGGATGGTGGGAAGGCCATCGTGAAGATTGACGGAGCCACAAAAGACGTCTTGGACTACATCGTGGAAATAACCCCTGAGAAGGCCAAGGAGTTGGTCCTTGCTAGGTATCCTGAGCACAAAGCAGTCAAAGTAGATACATCGGGGGATACCTACACGGTTCTGATAGAGAACAACACTCATCAGGCAACCGTTGAAGTGAGCATGGACGGAAAAATGCTGAGGGAAATAGATAGGGCCATCAAGAAGGAGGTTGCCCAAAAGATAGCCGAGGAGGAGATAAAGTCAATAGACGAGACCGCCGAGATAAGGTCTATTAACTTAGACGGCGATTGGATCGTTGAGTTCCAGGGAAGTAGCAAAGTTGGAAGGCTCGTACTCGACAGAAAAACTGGCGAGATAAAGGAAGAGGACGTCCGGTTTACGGAGCTGGCACTCGAAGAGGAGTACCATCAGTACATACAAGAGCTCTATGGAGAAGAGGAACTCAAGACCGAGAGGCTCACACACTACAAAGAGGAGGGATACATCCACATAAAGGTCGCCGGAAAGAACGGCCTGTACTATGCAAGAATCGACACGAAGACTGGAAAAATAATAAGAGAGGACCGGGCACCAATAAAGGGAATAACGGCAAAGCTGAAGCAGCTCCAGCTGGAGAGCAAGTACAAGTGA